The following are encoded in a window of Primulina eburnea isolate SZY01 chromosome 4, ASM2296580v1, whole genome shotgun sequence genomic DNA:
- the LOC140830784 gene encoding GATA transcription factor 15-like encodes MVDLSDKGSESEEMSSQTPTPDRLSSDSSNLKTCVSCGTSKTPLWRGGPAGPKSLCNACGIRSRKKLRALMGVKKEEKKVKKSSASARSFSHQTSSCNSCTGSSGESTGKTGKKLWAFGLDVAWQRPRSNTNQRRKLGEEEQAAILLMALSCGSVYA; translated from the exons ATGGTGGATCTGAGTGATAAA GGATCAGAATCTGAAGAGATGAGTAGCCAAACCCCAACCCCTGATAGATTATCATCAGATAGCTCGAATCTCAAGACCTGTGTTAGCTGCGGCACCTCGAAAACACCACTCTGGAGAGGCGGTCCAGCTGGTCCCAAG TCACTGTGCAATGCATGTGGAATCCGTAGCAGAAAGAAGCTGAGAGCCTTAATGGGTGTCAAAAAAGAGGAGAAGAAAGTCAAGAAATCATCAGCAAGTGCCAGAAGTTTCAGCCATCAAACCAGCAGCTGCAACAGTTGTACCGGCAGCAGTGGAGAGAGTACCGGCAAGACTGGGAAGAAATTGTGGGCATTTGGGTTGGATGTGGCTTGGCAGAGACCTAGATCAAACACCAATCAGAGGAGAAAACTGGGAGAAGAAGAGCAAGCTGCTATCCTTTTGATGGCCTTATCTTGTGGCTCTGTTTATGCTTAG